A section of the Macadamia integrifolia cultivar HAES 741 unplaced genomic scaffold, SCU_Mint_v3 scaffold773, whole genome shotgun sequence genome encodes:
- the LOC122069942 gene encoding LOW QUALITY PROTEIN: transmembrane 9 superfamily member 7-like (The sequence of the model RefSeq protein was modified relative to this genomic sequence to represent the inferred CDS: inserted 1 base in 1 codon; substituted 1 base at 1 genomic stop codon) — translation MVLVGNGDCISSKRVERRLPEILGELLQVPRQRRDASQLTTYEHGFCVRLKGSYAGSKAEKYYVHNHLSFIVMYHKNLETASTHVAGFEVALISIDHEYNAWDDMDTQLVRYTKNIIEGKEFVFTYDVSFKPSEIKWASSWDTYLLMNEEQIHWFSILNFLMIVLFLSGMRTLCRDIANYKQLEIKDEAXEETAGWKLAXGNVFRPPINSGLLRFYVGTGVQIFGMTLVPMSFALVGFLSPLNRRQLMTTTVLLWVFMGLIAGYSVHWYKMFKGAEWKRNTLKAAFMFPGILFAILFALNALKWGEQFLGVLPFGTMFALVFLWFGISVPLVFVGNYLGFKSPAIEDPVKTNQIPREIPKQAWYMKPAFSILIGGILSFGAVFVELYFILTSIWFNQFYYIFSPLQALDNVGKVTCKLDSSAMAKSRHKQRDCEVRHALVHWGGLPWKRLHGKTLLLFIISHSILEDKVPSEEDGNVTTQHDVEELSSTSATIAPHSGRRNTQTS, via the exons ATGGTCTTGGTCGGAAATGGTGATTGCATTTCTAGCAAACGGGTTGAGAGACGCCTCCCAGAAATTTTAGGAGAGCTGCTTCAAGTGCCTCGTCAAAGAAGGGATGCAAGCCAGTTAACAACTTATGAACATGGTTTCTGTGTTAGACTCAAGGGATCCTATGCTGGGAGCAAAGCTGAGAAATATTATGTCCATAACCACTTGAGCTTCATAGTCATGTATCACAAGAACCTTGAGACTGCTTCTACTCACGTGGCTGGCTTTGAGGTTGCTCTAATCAGCATTGATCATGAGTACAATGCTTGGGATGATATGGACACTCAATTGGTAAGATACACCAAAAATATAATTGAAGGTAAGGAGTTTGTATTTACATATGATGTTTCTTTCAAGCCTAGTGAAATCAAGTGGGCATCTAGTTGGGACACCTACCTCCTTATGAATGAAGAACAAATCCATTGGTTCTCCATTCTCAATTTTCTGATGATTGTCCTCTTCCTTTCTGGTATGAGAACTCTCTGTAGAGATATTGCCAACTATAAACAGTTGGAGATCAAGGATGAAGCCTAAGAGGAAACTGCAGGGTGGAAGCTTG CAGGAAATGTTTTCAGACCCCCCATCAATTCTGGTTTACTCCGTTTCTATGTTGGGACAGGGGTCCAGATCTTTGGAATGACACTTGTTCCGATGAGTTTTGCATTAGTGGGTTTCCTATCACCTTTAAACCGAAGGCAGCTTATGACTACCACAGTTCTCTTGTGGGTTTTCATGGGTTTAATTGCAGGTTACTCAGTTCACTGGTACAAGATGTTCAAGGGTGCAGAATGGAAGAGAAATACTTTGAAAGCTGCGTTCATGTTTCCTGGTATACTCTTTGCAATCTTGTTTGCGTTGAATGCACTCAAATGGGGAGAGCAGTTTTTAGGTGTGTTGCCCTTTGGCACCATGTTTGCTCTTGTATTCTTATGGTTTGGTATATCAGTACCATTGGTTTTTGTGGGTAACTATTTGGGTTTCAAGAGCCCAGCTATTGAAGACCCAGTGAAGACAAATCAGATCCCAAGAGAGATACCAAAGCAGGCTTGGTACATGAAACCAGCCTTTTCTATTCTTATCGGAGGCATACTTTCCTTTGGAGCTGTCTTTGTTGAACTCTATTTCATCTTGACATCAATATGGTTTAACCAGTTCTACTACATCTTCAGCCCCTTGCAAGCCTTAGACAATGTGGGGAAGGTCACTTGTAAACTTGACTCATCGGCCATGGCAAAAAGTCGCCACAAGCAGCGCGACTGCGAGGTAAGACATGCTCTAGTCCACTGGGGTGGTTTACCTTGGAAGAGGCTTCATGGGAAGACATTACTGTTATTCATTATTTCCCACTCGAtccttgaggacaaggttccTTCGGAAGAAGATGGCAATGTTACGACTCAGCATGATGTTGAAGAGCTGAGTAGCACTTCTGCCACGATAGCACCCCACTCGGGAAGGAGAAACACACAAACTTCATGA